TGGATCTCGTTTAGAAGTATCTaggcgaaaaaaaaaaaaaaaaaaaaaaaaatagaaaaaaaatgaaaaaaaatgaaataaaatgaaataaaatataatagagatagaaataaaatagaagTATATGGCACATTAAATGTGctacaattttatataaacaaatttgtTCTATTGTTCCGTTGTACTACCTCGCAACCGATGAAAAGCAGCGTCCCTATAGATACTGCATTTATTACACATGTAACTTTTTCTCCTAAAAAATAgaagtaaaatatattaaataaacaGATAGAGATAACAACATATTGAAAAATAACTGAATATGAAACATGTCATAGTTTGTATCTACACACCTGATGAGTGAACCATATGCCCAACAATTATCCCAAGGGGcgatgaaaaaataaaaatcaaaagTAGAATTATCTTGAGATTTTGGCTCTGAAAAAGAGTGCACAAAAAGGgggcaaaatatatatgcataaaatgtgtgaaaaatatatatgtataaaatgtgtgaaaaatatatatgtataaatgtgtgcaaaatatatatgtataaatgtgtgcaaaatatatatctctATACATATGCATGTGCACAATGACAATGGGAGGCCATgcatttttattcaaatattattacaatGTGATTCCGATTTAAGGAAAGCGAAACTGTAACTCCGGCTATCCACTTATGCGACAAAATGCAAAATGTGGTTATAAAAACGAAATGCGAATCATCCGATGTCCCAACAATCATTCCTAAGAGGGAAAGAAAATGGACGAAAAATGGACGAAAAATGGACGAAAAATGGACGAAAAATGGACGAAAAATGGACGAAAAATGGACGAAAAATGGACGAAAAATGGACGAAAAATGGACGAAAAATGGACGAAAAATGGACGAGAAATGGACGAGAAATGGACGAGGAAATATAGCATTGTCTTAATAAATCGTTTTGTACATAAGAAAACACAGTATCGTGATAATTTTTCAAACTTAATCACGCCTTTAATTTAGCTACCTTCAATTCCAGAATGTATAGCCAAAGAAATTGTTAAGAAAAAAGATTGTAATGCTAATACATCTAAAATTTTTGTTAATCGATTTTTGTGACTAGAATGGTCACCTTCGTGTGGGTGATAATGTATATCTGCGTTGATAGactttagaaaaaaaaaaaaaaaaaaaaaaaaaaaaataaaaattatatacatatatatatataggtgGATATATGCATGTGGTAGAGAAAATGTACCGCGTTGGGGATCTCGGGATTTGGATTATCTAATGTATGGTTTGTTACATTTCTGAAAAAGGGAGATAAAAAGTGattgaatttaaaataaaaaaaaaaaaaataataataatgtagtgatgataataatatagtgATGTaggaatatatatacaaactaAAATTGCACAAATATCAACAAAATTGCGCAAATATCAACAAATTTTTCAtctaaattaaaataaattatgtaattttttacaGGATATGATTATTATCATCGGTAAATCTCACGGCCCCATGATCAACACAACATAGCTTAGCATCGGTGGGTAAAACATATTCTAAAGCCAGTTGCATACAAAACCccacaaaaacaaaaaaaaatataaataaaattttcatttcaGGATCATGGGTCTTAAATATGGTAATGTCTTTATGCGAACTTGCAATAATAATTGTTTCTGGAAGCAAATGAAACATaacaattgaaaaaataaagccGGCTCCAAAACAATTTAAATtcgataatatatttttcaccttgctttcatatttatttctgTTCCTCTTTCCAAATAAACCCAAAATATAAGGTATTGCACACCCCCCTGTTGCAACTGACAAAAATGCAAAAATGCAAATTGCTTTTGCCAAAAGTAAATCCATTTTTATGCTAAAGAAATACTTAGGCCTCTATATTGCAAGAGGGAATTTTCTTCGAGTCgtgtaaataaataaaattattatagtatatattataaaaaataaataaaaaaaaaaaaaaaaaatatatataatacatgtaCATGCATATGGCTAATCAATTTGGAGGTCatgtaattttatatatctatgCATACAATATAAGCtatctatatatacaaatagaTAGGTATAtcaatgatatatatatatatgtgacCGTAGTTATTTATTACAATggtttaatatatatattttcaaaaaataattcatcatacatatttaattgttttcaaaaaatatgaacaagtcataatattttaaaaaaaaaaaatagctattaacattacaaaataaaaaaaaacgatgATAAGTCGTGGTTATATAAATAGCGTATatattcgttttttttacatttttaaggAAAGTATATAGATtttaaaactaaaaaaaatatgaatttaaatatattgtaattAATATCGAAACAAATCACAcctaaattaaaaaaaaaaatgaatgtaTAAATAACCTGAACATTAATACATATAGAGTTAATATTGTTCCCTTTCACAGatctatatataacatttgcatatacatatttaaatttatcatataatacaatatatgtatatctacttaaattaattataataaaatatcgaaAAATCACAgccttttatttttgatatacttttaacattatttcatattttaatttgtcGCAAAAcattgtaaaataaaaaaatatataaataatgaatatagaaCGACATcaactaaaaatatatgcagatttgtttatttattttttttctctataaaattttatttagaaTAGCGAATAATATgtgcttatttttttttttttttttttttttttgcatatgTATTTCGaaatagatatattttcatcgATGCTATTCATTTCTAAACAATAccagaaaataatattttaaatatataataagcaTAAATAAAAACGAGTAtccatataattatatgtacATGCAATATATTcacgaaataaaaataattgaatatatagagagaaagagaaaaaaaaaaaattagttaAAATAAGGATATATTACATTATGCATTATTAGTGGCATACCGATAGAAAGCGTTGATTTAGaacattaataaatattataaatattaatttttaaaaaaaa
This sequence is a window from Plasmodium yoelii strain 17X genome assembly, chromosome: 1. Protein-coding genes within it:
- a CDS encoding zinc transporter ZIP1, putative; translated protein: MDLLLAKAICIFAFLSVATGGCAIPYILGLFGKRNRNKYESKVKNILSNLNCFGAGFIFSIVMFHLLPETIIIASSHKDITIFKTHDPEMKILFIFFFVFVGFCMQLALEYVLPTDAKLCCVDHGAVRFTDDNNHILNVTNHTLDNPNPEIPNASINADIHYHPHEGDHSSHKNRLTKILDVLALQSFFLTISLAIHSGIEGMIVGTSDDSHFVFITTFCILSHKWIAGVTVSLSLNRNHISQNLKIILLLIFIFSSPLGIIVGHMVHSSGEKVTCVINAVSIGTLLFIGCEILLNEIQMKFTRKVRFSKWLSFCSSCLIAFSIIYFTSHIAPHQHSHELNVER